One window of the Synechococcus sp. CC9311 genome contains the following:
- a CDS encoding DUF3887 domain-containing protein, with the protein MKLSSCLLVCALAAPMLQAFPVPEARGEQLLAQGALAPRTPLSASQASQAADSLLTALQTRNAQALFDRLSTPLQNATTVEAVKGRLNHAHRIQSTRVVAIYPGMDDTTVDVIAQTEKGSKELLLVLDDEGKLVAWKWLGETLPIETTALKFVRDLDAQRWIAARYYLSLDFQKEISPEDLERKWSKLSRVLGGVKRIKNAVVSSRGAEQQLVLVTIEFGTVTDNLFVIFDAQGRIINVDFSEDLV; encoded by the coding sequence ATGAAGCTCTCCTCCTGCCTTCTGGTCTGCGCTCTCGCGGCTCCGATGCTGCAGGCTTTCCCTGTGCCAGAGGCACGAGGAGAACAGCTTTTGGCCCAGGGAGCTTTGGCCCCACGTACTCCTTTGAGTGCCAGTCAAGCCAGCCAAGCGGCAGATTCATTACTAACGGCTCTACAAACCCGTAACGCCCAGGCTTTGTTTGATCGGCTGTCCACCCCCCTGCAAAACGCAACCACTGTTGAAGCAGTGAAGGGGCGATTGAATCATGCGCATCGCATCCAATCCACACGTGTTGTGGCGATTTATCCAGGAATGGATGACACCACTGTGGATGTGATTGCCCAAACCGAGAAGGGAAGCAAGGAGCTGCTGCTCGTTCTTGACGACGAAGGCAAGCTTGTGGCCTGGAAATGGCTAGGTGAAACGCTGCCGATCGAGACAACGGCTCTGAAATTTGTACGCGATCTCGATGCACAACGCTGGATTGCTGCTCGCTATTACCTTTCTCTCGATTTTCAAAAAGAAATTTCCCCAGAAGACCTGGAACGCAAGTGGAGCAAATTGAGCCGCGTCTTGGGTGGAGTGAAGCGGATCAAAAACGCTGTTGTTTCAAGCAGAGGAGCCGAACAACAACTGGTTTTGGTCACCATTGAATTTGGAACCGTGACCGACAACTTGTTCGTCATTTTCGATGCTCAAGGCCGGATCATCAACGTGGACTTCTCTGAGGATCTGGTCTGA
- a CDS encoding DUF4332 domain-containing protein has protein sequence MLPLHSLPQGFRDEERDLKQAGITHWGQLRDLTDQNLSRLVATGRSTARNLKRLRGIADLVCCLELAPADAALLMHAGFATVAAIANSSPQEITNRTGRLERQLGSGRPPVVDLAIAKHWILLARARQTTN, from the coding sequence ATGCTCCCTCTCCATTCTTTACCCCAAGGTTTTCGCGATGAAGAGCGTGATTTAAAACAAGCCGGCATTACCCACTGGGGGCAGCTACGCGATCTCACAGATCAAAACCTGAGTCGTCTTGTCGCAACAGGTCGATCCACAGCACGCAATCTCAAACGCCTCCGCGGCATAGCTGACTTGGTGTGCTGTTTGGAACTTGCCCCAGCCGATGCAGCCTTATTAATGCACGCAGGCTTTGCAACCGTCGCAGCTATCGCCAACTCTTCCCCGCAGGAAATTACGAACCGCACCGGGCGTCTCGAACGGCAGTTAGGGAGTGGAAGACCTCCGGTTGTGGATCTTGCGATTGCCAAACACTGGATCCTGCTGGCCAGAGCCAGGCAAACCACGAACTGA
- a CDS encoding CocE/NonD family hydrolase has product MVADQTFRHQRFADATLITPDDVALVSRIWTPKGAGPWPTLLMRQPYGRAIASTVTLPHPLWWTDQDFAVVVQDVRGQGSSEGTFQGFGQEAADTAATLTWLRKRPECNGRIGLYGLSYQGLTQLLAPADCPAPDCLAPAMCGLAEREHWSCEGGAHWWHLGLGWGLQLAALQAQRHNDSVVWNEIQSALVDGRYLREGIGLLQRHDPKGMALRWLQQPADQAEGWTLHRPTEAWLRKPMLLIGGWWDPHLRGLLDLLKMARSSGGNPELHIGPATHLQWWPETNQLLLDFFNQHLKSPPNHSKDKTAEIRLWDQGDATWSRQIGNECSSACWHLSSQGLACLDLTDGQLLDAAIPGSGTCVIVHDPWRPAPAIGGHLSPTAGPCDRRIVDQRSDVAAFSSEPLQTALQLCGRPLLKLKVSADQPAFDLCAALSRLPADRDEVQQLSTGVLRVRRSMDTEYGHITLEMQPLFVSFQPGDRLRLSLAGASWPAIGVNPGDGEQRFGPPNSDCRVITLYLQLDEATLQMAPLLVPQDG; this is encoded by the coding sequence ATGGTCGCTGATCAGACGTTTCGCCACCAGAGGTTCGCCGACGCGACATTGATCACCCCTGATGACGTGGCGTTGGTGTCGCGCATCTGGACTCCAAAAGGGGCTGGTCCATGGCCCACCCTGCTGATGAGACAGCCCTACGGCAGGGCCATTGCTTCCACCGTGACCCTCCCCCACCCGCTCTGGTGGACCGATCAAGATTTTGCGGTCGTTGTCCAAGACGTGCGCGGACAGGGAAGTTCTGAGGGAACGTTTCAAGGGTTCGGCCAAGAAGCTGCCGACACCGCCGCGACCCTCACTTGGCTCCGCAAACGGCCTGAATGCAATGGCCGCATTGGCCTGTATGGATTGTCCTATCAAGGCCTCACCCAACTACTCGCACCAGCGGATTGCCCAGCTCCTGATTGCCTCGCGCCCGCCATGTGCGGTTTGGCTGAACGAGAGCATTGGAGTTGCGAAGGCGGCGCTCACTGGTGGCACCTCGGTCTTGGTTGGGGTTTGCAGCTTGCAGCACTGCAAGCCCAACGCCACAACGATTCCGTCGTCTGGAACGAAATCCAAAGCGCTTTGGTGGATGGTCGCTATCTACGTGAGGGAATCGGGCTCTTGCAGCGACATGACCCCAAGGGAATGGCGTTGCGCTGGTTGCAACAACCTGCAGATCAGGCCGAAGGATGGACTCTCCATCGCCCAACCGAAGCCTGGCTCCGCAAACCCATGCTGCTGATCGGAGGCTGGTGGGATCCCCATCTGCGAGGCCTCCTCGACCTTCTCAAAATGGCCCGATCCAGTGGGGGCAATCCAGAACTCCATATCGGACCTGCTACCCATCTGCAGTGGTGGCCAGAAACCAACCAGCTTTTGCTGGATTTCTTCAATCAACACCTCAAAAGTCCCCCGAACCACAGCAAAGACAAAACAGCAGAGATCAGGCTTTGGGATCAAGGCGATGCCACCTGGTCTCGTCAGATTGGAAACGAGTGCTCCAGCGCCTGTTGGCACCTCAGCAGCCAAGGTTTGGCTTGCCTTGATCTCACCGATGGGCAATTGCTCGATGCAGCGATACCTGGATCAGGGACCTGTGTCATCGTCCATGATCCGTGGCGACCAGCACCGGCTATTGGTGGGCATTTGAGTCCCACAGCTGGTCCCTGCGATCGGAGGATTGTTGATCAACGTTCGGACGTGGCCGCCTTTAGTTCCGAGCCGCTCCAAACAGCGCTCCAGCTATGTGGTCGCCCTCTCTTGAAATTAAAGGTGTCCGCCGATCAGCCAGCCTTTGATCTCTGCGCTGCACTTTCCAGACTCCCCGCTGATCGCGATGAGGTGCAGCAACTCTCAACCGGTGTGTTGCGAGTGCGACGGTCCATGGACACGGAATACGGCCACATCACACTGGAGATGCAGCCGCTGTTCGTGAGCTTCCAACCTGGAGATCGACTGCGACTCTCGCTGGCCGGAGCCTCATGGCCAGCCATTGGTGTCAATCCAGGAGATGGCGAGCAACGCTTTGGCCCTCCCAACAGCGATTGCCGCGTCATCACCCTCTACTTACAGCTAGATGAGGCGACACTGCAAATGGCGCCACTACTCGTTCCCCAAGACGGGTGA
- a CDS encoding Ycf51 family protein: protein MPLPELLEVSSKWLAWSGLGLSVLTVIAFVTRWGLRFRLVGVSSFTFLLSVSCWAFSISYSPPVRVEGALQVPIVFDNGSDLVVAQASSDFEQGAITPTLNQIAANLRPGGRNIEVRVRLRQIQAVREGTSRPVVLGETKRNFS, encoded by the coding sequence ATGCCGCTTCCGGAATTATTGGAGGTATCCAGCAAATGGCTGGCCTGGAGTGGCCTAGGCCTCTCTGTTCTGACCGTGATTGCCTTCGTAACCCGATGGGGACTGCGTTTTCGACTTGTTGGCGTCAGTAGTTTTACGTTCTTGTTATCAGTGAGTTGCTGGGCTTTTTCAATCAGTTATTCCCCCCCGGTGCGTGTGGAAGGAGCTCTGCAAGTGCCGATTGTGTTTGATAACGGCAGCGACCTTGTCGTGGCACAGGCTTCCAGTGATTTTGAACAAGGCGCCATCACACCCACGCTGAACCAGATCGCTGCAAACCTCCGTCCCGGAGGTCGAAACATAGAAGTACGCGTTCGACTCCGGCAGATTCAGGCCGTGAGGGAAGGCACCTCCAGACCGGTAGTGCTGGGAGAAACCAAACGAAACTTCAGTTAG